From a region of the Brevibacterium siliguriense genome:
- a CDS encoding chlorohydrolase family protein, with protein MITRVRAKFVIGYDESDHCLIEHGELVHDDDRIVFVGRDFEGHVDTEIDAGEAIVSPGFIDTNALADIDHAIFDSWPDRSRSLGLSWSESYLSDHGPRFDRNRLKFRREFALSQLIRNGITTMVPIAAETYLDWCEDYRDMADTAEAVAALGIRAYLGPSYRTHVPYTDGSRTLLHKDERRGLNGLTDAVRFIEDFAGSASGLIQGALLPARIETQTESTLRATREAADSLQVPVRLHAAQGVFETEEIITRTGKRSIPYLHQLGFLAPKTLIPHVWTVPGNRLMPPELATAEYGASGRGTDDLSLLAETDTSVIFCPIPTAHYGGGLETFDTYRAQGVRVVIGTDSAPPNMIKALDLATAETKVLGTDRTAAQAADLFRAATLEPARALGRSDLGRLAAGTQADYFVLDLTNAHIGPYADPIRTLVMNTDGRDINRVVVAGRTIVEDGQIVTVSTSDFRERAQEFLSDYISAHTESDFAGRSLDELQPSSFPKL; from the coding sequence ATGATCACTCGTGTGCGTGCGAAATTCGTCATCGGATACGACGAGAGTGACCATTGCCTCATCGAACACGGAGAACTCGTCCATGACGATGATCGGATCGTCTTCGTCGGGCGTGACTTTGAGGGTCATGTCGACACGGAAATCGACGCTGGAGAGGCAATCGTCTCTCCGGGGTTCATCGACACCAACGCATTGGCCGACATCGACCATGCGATCTTCGACTCCTGGCCAGACCGCTCCAGATCGCTGGGCTTGAGCTGGTCTGAATCATACCTGTCCGACCATGGGCCTCGCTTCGACCGCAATCGACTGAAGTTCCGACGTGAATTCGCCCTCTCCCAGCTCATCCGCAATGGCATCACAACAATGGTCCCCATCGCTGCGGAGACCTATCTCGACTGGTGTGAAGACTACCGGGATATGGCTGACACCGCCGAGGCGGTCGCGGCCTTGGGCATTCGAGCCTACCTCGGACCGAGTTACCGCACTCATGTGCCTTACACCGACGGGTCCCGAACGCTACTGCATAAGGACGAACGCCGAGGGTTGAACGGGCTCACCGATGCCGTACGCTTCATCGAAGACTTCGCGGGGAGCGCGAGTGGCCTGATCCAGGGCGCGCTGCTGCCGGCACGGATTGAAACTCAGACCGAGTCGACGTTGCGAGCCACCCGCGAGGCCGCGGACTCACTCCAGGTACCTGTGCGACTGCACGCCGCCCAGGGCGTGTTCGAAACCGAGGAGATAATCACCAGAACCGGCAAGCGGTCGATCCCATACCTGCATCAGCTCGGCTTCCTCGCTCCGAAGACACTCATCCCCCACGTGTGGACGGTACCGGGAAATCGCCTTATGCCACCCGAGCTCGCAACCGCCGAGTATGGTGCCTCTGGGCGCGGAACGGACGATCTCAGCCTGCTCGCCGAAACGGACACCTCGGTGATCTTCTGTCCCATTCCTACTGCCCACTATGGTGGCGGACTCGAAACCTTCGACACCTATCGTGCGCAAGGCGTGCGCGTAGTCATCGGTACGGACTCTGCTCCCCCGAACATGATCAAGGCGCTCGACCTGGCCACCGCCGAGACGAAAGTGCTCGGCACGGACCGGACCGCGGCCCAGGCTGCTGATCTGTTTCGAGCGGCGACTCTCGAGCCTGCCAGGGCTCTCGGCCGCAGTGACCTAGGACGATTAGCAGCAGGAACGCAGGCTGACTACTTTGTTCTCGACCTCACGAATGCGCACATCGGCCCGTATGCAGATCCAATCCGAACCTTAGTGATGAACACTGACGGGCGAGACATCAACCGGGTCGTAGTAGCTGGACGCACGATTGTCGAAGACGGGCAGATTGTGACGGTGAGTACGTCAGATTTCCGGGAACGCGCCCAGGAGTTCCTCAGCGACTATATCTCCGCCCATACCGAAAGCGACTTCGCCGGTCGCAGCCTCGACGAGCTTCAACCCTCAAGTTTCCCGAAACTCTGA
- a CDS encoding alcohol dehydrogenase catalytic domain-containing protein, producing the protein MPLFGSPGHHALGHEFPGRVTAAGSDIANVEIGAVVAVRPNVWDGTCAGCLRGGVNPCEQKGFIGVSGGGGGFSDYVVAHRDAVHVIRDYVGEDVATTVESTSVAGHAVKLDGSHRRGGADRLWCPLLPERPRCQ; encoded by the coding sequence CTGCCGCTCTTCGGCTCACCAGGGCACCATGCTCTCGGTCACGAGTTCCCCGGCCGGGTCACAGCCGCTGGCTCGGACATTGCCAATGTCGAGATCGGTGCCGTCGTCGCTGTGCGCCCCAACGTCTGGGATGGCACGTGCGCAGGCTGTCTGCGCGGTGGCGTCAACCCCTGCGAACAGAAAGGCTTCATCGGCGTCTCCGGCGGGGGCGGCGGATTCTCCGACTACGTCGTCGCACATCGTGACGCCGTCCACGTCATCCGCGACTACGTCGGCGAGGATGTCGCAACGACGGTCGAGTCGACATCCGTCGCCGGGCATGCTGTCAAGCTCGACGGCTCTCATCGTCGAGGTGGGGCCGATCGGCTTTGGTGTCCTCTGCTGCCTGAACGCCCGCGGTGTCAGTGA
- a CDS encoding DUF3100 domain-containing protein, which yields MGLAICIIAIVIGEHTLKVGPAAVVLIPIIWAVLIGSVIGLQKIVPISGRVRTVGDPQIRVGIVAFLALLGMGIGPTLGEVANLGPAIVLQEVGHIFGTVVLALPVAVGLRMGRSAIGASWSVDRESFLAYAIERFGIRSPEYRGVFGVWIFGSIFGALYVSLIAGLFGSLDILHPLALALGLGLGSSSMMLGGVGALSVLYPAQATEIMALAGLSNLVTNIVGFYAGVFLSLPLARKLYLFWTRIWNRPDAEVEEAKLVARGIVPDGDASEKSKRSEAVVRPSASEDVLATGSSASSNIPTGPEGDASDPPEPTGWPVTLFVFGSAGGLGLLINVIGTGEFAPRQIIGTVFLIAITALSFLLAKWIPKIPASVWVLGIATLLSAPFFPYSGVLVGWVDGMDVMLFGLLQLALIGMSLGRDVQAIKQLSWKVVIIALLTLTTSFLAAAVLAQTVLHL from the coding sequence GTGGGGCTGGCAATCTGCATCATTGCCATTGTTATCGGGGAGCACACGCTCAAAGTCGGTCCCGCGGCCGTCGTGCTCATTCCAATCATCTGGGCAGTTCTGATCGGTTCAGTTATCGGGCTGCAGAAGATCGTTCCCATCTCAGGGCGTGTCCGAACTGTTGGAGACCCGCAGATCCGAGTTGGTATTGTAGCGTTCCTCGCTTTACTCGGGATGGGGATCGGGCCCACTCTTGGCGAAGTGGCTAATCTCGGACCGGCCATAGTATTGCAAGAGGTGGGCCACATATTCGGAACTGTGGTTCTCGCTTTGCCTGTAGCCGTCGGTCTGCGGATGGGGAGGTCGGCCATCGGCGCCAGCTGGTCGGTCGACAGGGAATCGTTCCTGGCGTATGCGATCGAACGGTTCGGCATTCGCTCGCCCGAATATCGGGGAGTCTTCGGCGTGTGGATCTTCGGTTCGATTTTCGGAGCACTCTATGTGTCCCTCATCGCAGGGCTGTTCGGCAGTCTCGACATCCTCCATCCGCTGGCATTGGCCCTCGGACTCGGTCTGGGGTCATCATCGATGATGCTGGGCGGTGTCGGCGCACTATCTGTGCTCTATCCCGCACAGGCCACGGAGATCATGGCCCTGGCCGGACTGTCAAATCTGGTGACGAACATCGTCGGATTCTACGCCGGGGTCTTCCTGTCGCTGCCGTTAGCGAGGAAGCTCTACCTGTTCTGGACACGAATCTGGAACCGCCCCGATGCCGAGGTCGAAGAGGCGAAACTCGTTGCGCGGGGCATCGTTCCCGACGGAGACGCCTCGGAGAAATCGAAGAGGTCCGAGGCCGTCGTGCGACCATCTGCATCTGAAGACGTACTTGCAACCGGCAGCTCAGCGTCGTCGAACATCCCGACCGGGCCCGAGGGTGATGCATCCGATCCACCTGAGCCCACGGGGTGGCCGGTGACTCTCTTCGTCTTTGGCAGCGCCGGCGGGCTGGGATTGCTGATCAACGTCATCGGCACCGGTGAGTTCGCGCCGCGGCAGATCATCGGTACGGTATTTCTGATTGCCATCACCGCGCTGTCATTTCTGCTCGCCAAATGGATCCCCAAGATACCAGCCAGTGTGTGGGTGCTCGGGATCGCCACGTTGCTCAGCGCACCGTTCTTCCCCTACTCCGGCGTTTTGGTCGGTTGGGTTGATGGAATGGACGTAATGCTCTTCGGATTGCTGCAGCTGGCGCTCATCGGAATGAGCTTGGGACGCGACGTTCAGGCGATCAAGCAACTCAGCTGGAAAGTCGTCATCATTGCCCTCTTGACGCTGACCACTTCATTCCTCGCCGCAGCGGTTCTCGCTCAGACTGTTCTGCACCTCTGA
- a CDS encoding DUF4822 domain-containing protein, giving the protein MALKNRSMKINTVIMKAVVLLASATAAVGALSACSPAEAGGETAASAEQPAETEKSSPSDVLASTPWETTGATDADGNDVDLEDENVANFVGWAYFKDDGSFTMYNLDDTPKMHGDWTVSEDGKTRTIVAKDDEGNEEFTRDSVIVTLTEDEFTYRVYPDENDKSVYFDIIHTPTDHKEPNN; this is encoded by the coding sequence ATGGCGCTGAAGAATAGAAGCATGAAGATAAATACAGTAATCATGAAAGCCGTTGTTCTCCTCGCCTCCGCCACAGCTGCAGTCGGAGCACTGAGCGCCTGCTCCCCAGCCGAGGCTGGGGGAGAGACAGCGGCATCGGCTGAGCAGCCAGCAGAGACTGAGAAGTCCAGCCCCTCCGATGTGCTCGCTTCCACTCCGTGGGAGACAACAGGCGCTACTGATGCCGACGGCAATGACGTCGACCTCGAGGACGAAAACGTCGCGAACTTCGTGGGCTGGGCCTATTTCAAGGATGATGGATCGTTCACGATGTACAACCTCGACGATACTCCAAAGATGCACGGCGACTGGACGGTGTCCGAAGATGGCAAGACCCGTACCATCGTGGCCAAAGACGATGAGGGGAATGAAGAGTTCACTCGAGATTCGGTAATCGTCACCCTCACCGAGGACGAATTCACCTATCGCGTGTACCCCGACGAGAATGACAAATCTGTGTATTTCGACATCATTCATACCCCGACCGACCACAAAGAACCTAACAACTGA
- a CDS encoding sensor histidine kinase yields the protein MSTLLARARHLDVWLLVVLVVLLVTSSIRYILRHGFSGAGILVLIGAFALLLCYGARPKLRKATAASRVWSVAMALLVAALSVIAPSFAWCAVPVAFVVLRALPFRWAVACVSALVVVVALSWLRISPSPDITIVVGPLGIALITIMSYRSLDKESQARARLIDQLVATQDELVSEQRRVGALRERTRLSRDIHDSIGQDLSSIHLLLQATEYCWESRPERARENVATAIESSRQSLTEIRRVIYDLSTDVDKADYVAPEELRQRLVEFVRSVKSEPTVELRVDGAEKPLTDQIARAVVATARGAIANVLEHANASRVVVTVTFAQARVYLDVRDNGRGFDTRYPTMQSRDGDESNPKLRGRGLRGIRERARELGGEAEVDSEIGDGTTVSAWFPIRKEQG from the coding sequence ATGAGTACTCTTCTCGCCCGCGCCCGGCATCTCGACGTCTGGTTACTCGTCGTCCTCGTGGTCCTCCTGGTTACGAGCTCGATTCGCTACATTCTGCGCCACGGTTTCAGTGGGGCCGGAATTCTCGTCCTCATTGGGGCTTTTGCGCTTCTCCTTTGCTATGGTGCACGCCCGAAACTGCGCAAGGCCACAGCCGCGTCCAGGGTCTGGTCGGTTGCGATGGCTTTGCTCGTTGCCGCTCTCTCCGTCATCGCCCCATCCTTCGCCTGGTGTGCCGTCCCTGTGGCATTCGTCGTGCTGCGAGCGCTGCCTTTCCGGTGGGCGGTTGCCTGCGTGAGCGCACTCGTCGTCGTCGTTGCTCTCTCTTGGTTGCGGATCAGCCCAAGTCCTGACATCACAATTGTCGTCGGACCCCTCGGCATCGCTTTGATTACGATCATGTCCTATCGGTCGTTGGACAAGGAATCCCAGGCTCGCGCACGCCTCATCGACCAGCTGGTCGCCACACAGGATGAGCTCGTGTCTGAACAACGCCGCGTCGGCGCGCTGCGCGAGCGCACCAGACTCTCTCGAGATATCCATGATTCCATCGGCCAGGACCTCTCGAGCATCCATTTGCTCTTGCAGGCAACTGAATACTGCTGGGAGTCGCGCCCAGAGCGAGCGCGGGAAAACGTGGCTACCGCGATCGAGTCCTCTCGACAGAGTCTGACCGAGATTCGCCGGGTAATCTATGACCTCAGCACTGATGTCGATAAAGCTGACTATGTCGCCCCCGAGGAGCTTCGCCAACGACTTGTCGAATTCGTCAGGAGTGTGAAATCGGAACCTACAGTCGAGCTTCGCGTAGATGGAGCAGAGAAACCGCTGACCGACCAGATCGCGCGGGCAGTTGTCGCGACTGCTCGCGGAGCCATTGCCAATGTTCTCGAACATGCCAATGCCAGCCGGGTCGTCGTTACAGTGACCTTTGCCCAGGCCCGCGTCTATCTGGACGTCCGCGACAACGGTCGCGGGTTCGACACACGCTACCCGACGATGCAGTCGCGAGATGGGGATGAGTCGAACCCGAAACTGCGCGGTCGTGGACTGCGGGGAATCCGCGAAAGAGCTCGTGAACTCGGCGGAGAAGCGGAAGTTGACAGCGAAATCGGCGACGGAACCACCGTATCAGCGTGGTTTCCCATCAGAAAGGAGCAGGGATGA
- a CDS encoding response regulator transcription factor, with the protein MVSHQKGAGMSIITVLLVDDHPVVRAGLAALINGLDDMRIIAEADDLESTRTAVAAYRPDVVLMDLNLGTSAQSGIEITAELKRPAESPEILVLTTYQTESDILRALDAGARGYILKDAPADELFAAIRATAAGETALSPAVASALVRRKSQSGTTVTEREVEVLDLLAKGLGNKELAREMFISEGTVKAHLAHIYTKLGVDTRVGAVAAAIERRIIRTP; encoded by the coding sequence GTGGTTTCCCATCAGAAAGGAGCAGGGATGAGCATAATTACAGTTCTGCTCGTTGACGATCATCCGGTCGTCCGGGCCGGCCTGGCCGCCCTCATCAACGGTTTAGACGATATGCGAATCATCGCTGAGGCCGACGATCTCGAATCCACGCGGACTGCAGTGGCCGCATATCGACCCGACGTCGTACTCATGGACCTCAACCTTGGGACGTCTGCCCAATCTGGAATTGAGATCACCGCAGAGCTGAAAAGGCCTGCAGAGTCACCCGAGATCCTCGTCCTCACGACGTATCAGACGGAGTCAGATATTCTGCGCGCACTCGACGCAGGCGCGCGGGGCTACATCCTCAAAGACGCTCCAGCCGATGAACTCTTCGCTGCCATTCGCGCAACCGCCGCTGGAGAGACGGCGTTGTCCCCAGCTGTTGCTTCGGCCCTGGTGAGACGAAAATCCCAGTCCGGGACGACTGTAACCGAACGGGAGGTCGAGGTGCTCGACCTGCTTGCCAAAGGACTGGGAAACAAAGAGCTGGCACGCGAAATGTTCATATCGGAAGGCACTGTTAAGGCTCACCTGGCACACATTTACACCAAGCTTGGAGTCGATACACGAGTCGGAGCCGTGGCGGCAGCGATCGAGCGTCGAATTATCCGCACTCCTTAG
- a CDS encoding MFS transporter, with product MATHKSGTDRRGRDTASIWLNPLRAVSSLRGNRAFQQLWLSNLFYFAGVWTQTLVLGWLAFEITHSEFLVAVYAAARLAPLLLGPLAGSLADRFNRVALLLILVGWATFAVSMVATLASLHILSYWVLVAGGLAIGLAQSPSQPARFSLVLELVGPRKLSNANALNALAMNMTQVIGPAAGGAMIALIGAPAALWVSAGWYVLSFLLIVPLRGRGSALHKGKESVIKMVVGGVKTVASDRLTLAVLLVTLAANIFLWPIFQSFMPIFAKESFGLDAAGLGALLTCAGVGGIVGSIIIAGLDDFRFKGGVFILGTMTWGGLWAVFSLMHSPASAFILMVLVGMASATFGVLQTTLILITSQPQMHGRVLGLQELAIGIMPASILLLGAAAEAIGVAATTFASSLMMILVLALVLWRVPEILYISHSEDIRHD from the coding sequence GTGGCGACACACAAGTCTGGCACTGACCGCAGAGGAAGAGATACCGCATCAATCTGGCTGAACCCACTGCGCGCGGTTTCTTCACTACGAGGCAACCGCGCGTTCCAACAGCTGTGGTTGTCAAATCTGTTCTACTTTGCTGGAGTCTGGACCCAGACCCTTGTGCTCGGCTGGCTGGCCTTCGAAATTACTCACTCAGAATTCCTTGTGGCCGTATATGCAGCAGCCCGCCTTGCGCCATTGCTGCTCGGACCCCTCGCCGGCAGTCTCGCTGATCGATTCAATCGGGTCGCTCTCTTGCTCATCCTTGTCGGTTGGGCGACCTTCGCGGTATCGATGGTGGCGACGCTGGCCTCGCTGCACATTCTGTCCTACTGGGTACTTGTCGCCGGAGGCCTCGCTATTGGACTGGCCCAATCCCCATCTCAGCCTGCCCGGTTTTCGCTAGTCCTCGAACTCGTCGGACCCAGAAAACTGTCGAATGCCAATGCGCTCAATGCCTTGGCGATGAACATGACTCAGGTTATAGGACCTGCGGCCGGAGGCGCGATGATCGCCCTTATCGGTGCGCCGGCCGCGTTGTGGGTATCCGCCGGATGGTACGTACTGTCCTTCTTGCTTATCGTCCCTCTGCGCGGACGCGGTTCCGCCTTGCACAAGGGCAAGGAATCGGTAATCAAAATGGTAGTCGGAGGCGTGAAGACCGTCGCCAGCGACCGCCTCACACTTGCTGTCCTTCTGGTAACGCTGGCCGCGAATATCTTCCTCTGGCCGATCTTCCAATCGTTCATGCCGATTTTTGCCAAAGAATCGTTCGGGCTCGACGCCGCGGGCCTCGGCGCCCTCCTCACGTGCGCGGGAGTCGGAGGAATCGTCGGCTCGATCATCATTGCTGGTCTCGATGACTTTCGGTTCAAAGGCGGAGTCTTCATTCTTGGGACAATGACTTGGGGTGGGCTGTGGGCGGTCTTCTCACTCATGCACAGCCCCGCCTCGGCGTTCATACTTATGGTGCTCGTCGGAATGGCGAGTGCGACCTTCGGCGTTCTCCAAACGACTCTGATCCTCATCACTTCGCAGCCGCAGATGCATGGCAGAGTGCTCGGACTGCAGGAACTGGCGATTGGAATCATGCCAGCCTCGATCCTCCTCCTCGGCGCTGCCGCCGAGGCGATTGGAGTTGCCGCAACGACATTTGCTTCGAGCCTGATGATGATTCTCGTACTCGCGCTCGTTTTGTGGCGAGTGCCCGAGATCCTATATATTTCCCATTCTGAGGACATTCGCCATGACTGA
- a CDS encoding tautomerase family protein, which produces MPIVNLDIVPELMDGDRGPQYLQIAQGVTDAIVASTSAPAESDHVLINEVSFEKYAVGGVMLSNRTGMES; this is translated from the coding sequence ATGCCAATTGTTAACCTCGACATCGTTCCTGAACTGATGGACGGAGACAGGGGGCCGCAGTATTTGCAGATCGCTCAAGGCGTCACTGACGCGATTGTCGCGAGCACTAGTGCTCCGGCGGAGTCCGACCATGTGCTGATCAATGAAGTCTCCTTCGAAAAGTACGCCGTTGGCGGGGTCATGCTGAGCAACCGGACGGGGATGGAGTCCTAA
- a CDS encoding ankyrin repeat domain-containing protein produces the protein MSDQNKALIGAVASEDIDAARQALEAGADADVRNSEGQPAVLTATRNRDSKLARLLLNAGADPNAKDAIDDSAFLYAGAEGLDSILEATLEHGADVKSTNRYGGTALIPASEHGHVSTVKILLEAGVPVNHVNNLSWTALHEAIVLGSGGRDHIETVRLLIKGGADVTIPDGQGTLPEDLAADKGFTEIVDLIQAAR, from the coding sequence GTGTCAGATCAGAACAAAGCACTCATCGGAGCTGTCGCATCCGAAGACATCGATGCTGCGCGACAGGCGTTGGAGGCTGGAGCAGATGCCGACGTTCGCAACTCTGAGGGGCAACCTGCAGTGCTCACCGCCACACGTAACCGCGACAGCAAGCTCGCTCGGCTGCTCCTGAACGCCGGAGCGGATCCGAATGCGAAAGATGCGATTGACGATTCCGCTTTTTTGTACGCCGGAGCCGAGGGCCTCGACAGTATCCTAGAAGCGACTTTGGAGCATGGAGCCGACGTGAAGTCGACCAATCGCTACGGAGGGACTGCTCTCATTCCCGCTAGCGAGCACGGTCATGTCAGCACCGTGAAGATCCTTCTCGAAGCTGGTGTTCCGGTCAACCACGTGAATAATCTATCCTGGACAGCACTGCACGAAGCGATCGTTCTCGGTTCAGGTGGTCGAGACCATATCGAGACGGTGCGTTTGCTCATCAAGGGCGGTGCTGATGTCACGATCCCTGACGGGCAGGGCACCCTCCCGGAGGACCTCGCCGCAGACAAAGGGTTTACGGAAATTGTTGACCTCATCCAAGCTGCACGCTGA
- a CDS encoding nucleoside deaminase — protein sequence MTESASVSLTGDDLAHLHRCIELAEESLAAGDEPFGSLLVDPSGRVICEDRNRVKDGDATQHPEFAIARWAAENLSREVRADSVVYTSGEHCPMCSAAHAWVGLGTIVYAASGEQLRSWLSQWGVDSGPVAPLSIQQVAPTVESVGPIAELSPQVKGLHATYHGKGEEER from the coding sequence TTGACTGAATCAGCATCTGTCTCACTGACAGGCGACGACCTCGCACACCTTCACCGTTGCATCGAGCTCGCAGAGGAATCTCTTGCGGCCGGAGACGAGCCGTTCGGCTCTCTCCTGGTCGATCCGAGCGGTCGCGTGATCTGCGAAGATCGCAATCGGGTGAAGGATGGGGACGCCACGCAGCACCCGGAGTTCGCGATCGCTCGTTGGGCTGCGGAGAACTTGTCGCGAGAAGTCCGGGCGGATTCTGTTGTCTACACTTCCGGAGAGCACTGCCCGATGTGCAGTGCCGCTCATGCCTGGGTGGGCCTGGGCACGATTGTCTATGCCGCGAGCGGCGAACAACTTCGGTCATGGCTCAGCCAATGGGGAGTTGATTCCGGCCCCGTAGCACCACTGTCGATCCAGCAGGTCGCGCCCACTGTCGAGAGCGTAGGACCAATCGCGGAATTGAGCCCGCAGGTCAAGGGCCTGCATGCCACGTATCACGGTAAAGGCGAGGAGGAACGCTGA
- a CDS encoding transposase, with protein MPQPYPKEFRDDVVRVALNRDEKTTIAHIAKDFGVYEGTTAKWLRQADNDAGSKPGTTADESAEPRRRTRLFEQENEVHRRAAIYRSQAKPADQLCSTRS; from the coding sequence ATGCCACAGCCCTACCCGAAAGAGTTCCGCGATGACGTCGTCCGCGTGGCTTTGAACCGCGACGAGAAGACAACGATCGCCCACATCGCCAAGGACTTCGGCGTCTACGAAGGCACCACCGCGAAATGGCTGCGCCAAGCAGACAACGATGCCGGCAGCAAACCCGGCACCACCGCTGACGAATCGGCCGAGCCACGACGCCGCACGCGCCTGTTCGAACAGGAGAACGAAGTCCACCGCCGTGCCGCAATATACCGATCGCAGGCGAAGCCTGCTGATCAATTGTGCTCTACCCGCTCGTGA